One window of the Deltaproteobacteria bacterium genome contains the following:
- a CDS encoding Hsp20/alpha crystallin family protein yields MEYIKIRFGKDLGQMHGRLQRTIEEMFRQVNPMLVLPQQTWRPQMDMYETPEEIVVVGEVSGVDKEDLEVELDHKAVKITGVRPEIAPVSGMRYHLAEITYGRFERILLLPVPINPEEVQASYTNGLLKITMAKRPREQVRQIRIEGE; encoded by the coding sequence ATGGAGTACATAAAAATACGCTTTGGGAAGGATCTTGGGCAGATGCACGGCAGGCTGCAAAGAACCATAGAGGAGATGTTCCGACAGGTCAACCCCATGCTAGTGCTGCCCCAACAAACGTGGCGTCCTCAGATGGACATGTATGAAACGCCTGAGGAGATTGTAGTCGTGGGAGAGGTTTCCGGGGTGGACAAGGAGGACCTGGAAGTGGAACTTGATCACAAGGCCGTGAAGATAACAGGTGTGAGGCCGGAAATCGCACCTGTTTCAGGCATGAGATACCACCTGGCCGAAATCACCTACGGCAGATTCGAAAGGATTTTGCTCCTGCCCGTGCCCATAAATCCTGAGGAAGTCCAGGCCTCCTATACCAATGGTCTTCTCAAAATCACCATGGCAAAGCGGCCGCGTGAACAGGTTCGTCAGATTCGTATTGAGGGTGAGTAA
- a CDS encoding DEAD/DEAH box helicase family protein encodes MTSPIINSAALEPLFAPHEEPNFHRVRAEKPGDPAKVVKGRRPSSITVANNLRSFVKAWRQSEYAGASDTTRELLFHWFERDHMIETPTKERIPFSYYFCQREAIESLIYLWEVRGLRSLSNIISEFGGDDRETAALGVNPDEDRWARYAFKLATGTGKTKVMSLAIAWSYFHALCESDSPMARHFVVIAPNLTVFERLKEDFGNGVIFDKDPLIPVAWRGDWNLSVVLQGEAAGAATGGTLYLTNIHRLYDISKRRTKKEDETYEWMGPPVSKATALDTGKELRKRITAHDRVIVLNDEAHHLWDPGSAWNEAISFLHQEIRNKTEGGLCAQLDFSATPKDNHGNIFQHVICDSPLGEAVDGGIVKIPIIGRGEGLSERPSKDASERFEQHLMMGYQRWLKSREEWDKSEKKPLLFVMTEDTEAADQITRRLDTDPQFAELNGRTINLHTNLKGRIKWIGGKKKGYPVFLESEKEISEDDLRALRDLSRDLDSGRSPYQCIVSVLMLREGWDVRNVTTIVPLRAYTSKANILPEQTLGRGLRRMTPTGGAAELVTVVEHNAFISLYQQELSQEGLPIEVVDVDKVPKSTVTIFPDRENKDVKRLDVVLPAVSVGYTRTPKLENLAIGDIRKEFSKYSPLPLGNKRAEEIQYEGRHLFTNEIVEKMNIRLPLLESGIGAVSYYREELEHIAGLRGTHKVLAPLLETFITEILFEERVTLFDPRLLSRLADSDVREHIRAAFVPLILARTTVKEERKPLGEGVSVSGWKPFQVSHSENHPAIPAQHTLFNLVTCNREFEIAMSQFLDHAPDVKAFCKNAGPQALRIDYLSQKRRLALYTPDFMARLNRNDYALIETKGREDRDVSLKARAAVAWCEAASKEKEKWAYTYVPQAVFEDLSDNKLKTLMRMCKPSLRQLLDETMSPQLSLPFGEPEPGGESQISVFLSIKSFKELPSRYQKAVEQAVALYHFLKNKNEVSFAPVFTPLLGPLDEAARGMILRELKDVIPAERSEQYSFFHPDLTDLPTGEANYHKRQATNLERTLMDQNGLMPIGLLRWCLDYVRTTRRKIGGIFELLRIRFDDVSKSDLYSVIDAIYSFRNEYVAHQDRELSDSELAKEALQEWARGLYRMWSCR; translated from the coding sequence ATGACCAGCCCCATCATCAACTCAGCCGCCCTTGAACCCCTGTTTGCACCCCACGAGGAGCCGAACTTTCACAGAGTCCGGGCTGAGAAACCCGGCGATCCGGCTAAGGTAGTGAAGGGGAGAAGGCCGTCATCCATCACTGTAGCAAACAACCTCCGTTCCTTTGTAAAGGCATGGCGTCAGAGTGAATATGCGGGTGCTTCTGATACCACACGAGAGCTTCTCTTTCACTGGTTCGAGCGGGATCACATGATTGAAACGCCCACGAAAGAACGCATTCCGTTCAGCTACTACTTCTGCCAGCGGGAGGCCATTGAGTCCCTGATCTATCTATGGGAGGTCCGGGGACTGAGAAGCCTTTCCAATATCATTTCAGAATTTGGAGGGGACGACCGCGAAACAGCGGCCCTTGGCGTCAACCCGGACGAAGACCGTTGGGCCAGGTATGCATTCAAATTGGCCACAGGTACGGGGAAGACGAAAGTTATGAGCCTGGCCATCGCGTGGAGTTACTTTCATGCCCTTTGTGAAAGCGACTCTCCCATGGCCAGACACTTTGTGGTCATTGCTCCTAACCTGACGGTCTTTGAGCGACTCAAGGAGGATTTCGGAAACGGCGTTATTTTCGACAAAGACCCTCTTATCCCTGTGGCCTGGCGGGGTGACTGGAACCTTTCCGTGGTTTTACAGGGCGAGGCGGCAGGCGCGGCAACGGGCGGGACCCTGTATCTTACAAACATTCACCGGCTCTATGACATCAGCAAACGCAGGACAAAAAAGGAAGATGAGACCTACGAATGGATGGGACCTCCTGTGTCCAAAGCAACCGCCCTCGATACAGGCAAGGAACTGCGGAAACGGATCACTGCCCATGACCGGGTTATAGTGCTCAATGACGAGGCCCATCACCTCTGGGACCCCGGATCTGCATGGAACGAGGCGATAAGTTTTCTTCATCAAGAAATCCGGAATAAAACCGAAGGCGGTCTCTGCGCTCAATTAGACTTTTCGGCCACCCCCAAGGACAATCACGGAAATATCTTCCAGCATGTGATATGCGACTCGCCGTTAGGCGAAGCGGTTGACGGAGGCATCGTTAAGATTCCCATCATCGGCCGCGGCGAGGGATTAAGCGAGAGGCCGAGCAAAGACGCATCCGAGCGATTCGAGCAACACCTGATGATGGGCTATCAGAGATGGCTCAAATCCAGGGAGGAATGGGATAAGAGCGAAAAAAAGCCCCTGCTTTTTGTCATGACCGAAGACACGGAGGCCGCTGACCAGATCACGAGGCGACTGGATACTGATCCCCAGTTTGCCGAACTGAACGGGAGGACCATCAACCTCCACACGAACCTCAAGGGAAGGATCAAATGGATCGGCGGGAAAAAGAAGGGCTATCCGGTTTTTTTAGAAAGCGAGAAGGAGATCAGCGAAGATGACCTGAGGGCGCTCCGCGATCTCTCCCGTGATCTCGATTCCGGCAGAAGCCCCTATCAGTGCATCGTGTCGGTCCTCATGCTTCGCGAGGGCTGGGACGTGCGCAACGTCACGACGATTGTCCCGCTTCGCGCCTATACATCCAAGGCAAACATCCTTCCGGAACAGACCCTTGGCCGGGGCTTGCGGCGCATGACCCCGACCGGAGGCGCTGCTGAACTCGTTACGGTTGTTGAACACAATGCCTTTATAAGCCTCTACCAACAGGAACTCAGCCAGGAGGGGCTCCCCATTGAGGTCGTGGATGTTGACAAGGTGCCGAAGAGCACGGTGACCATATTCCCGGACAGGGAGAACAAGGATGTCAAGAGGCTTGATGTGGTTCTGCCCGCAGTCTCCGTGGGCTATACGCGCACACCGAAGCTGGAAAACCTGGCTATCGGGGATATTCGCAAGGAGTTTTCAAAATATAGCCCCTTGCCCCTTGGCAACAAGCGGGCAGAGGAGATCCAATACGAGGGGCGACACCTCTTCACCAATGAGATCGTGGAAAAGATGAATATCCGGTTGCCGCTCTTAGAAAGCGGAATCGGCGCGGTCTCCTATTACCGTGAAGAGCTTGAACACATCGCAGGGCTTCGAGGCACTCACAAGGTCCTGGCTCCTCTTCTTGAGACCTTCATAACAGAGATACTCTTTGAGGAAAGGGTCACCCTGTTCGATCCACGCCTTTTGAGCCGGCTTGCGGACAGCGATGTGAGAGAACATATCAGGGCCGCCTTTGTGCCGTTGATTCTCGCCCGGACGACCGTCAAGGAAGAGCGTAAGCCATTAGGCGAAGGCGTATCTGTATCCGGATGGAAACCTTTTCAGGTCTCGCATTCCGAGAACCACCCGGCCATTCCCGCACAACATACCCTTTTCAATCTTGTAACCTGCAACCGCGAGTTTGAGATTGCAATGAGCCAGTTCCTGGATCATGCCCCGGATGTGAAAGCATTTTGCAAGAATGCCGGACCTCAGGCCCTTCGTATAGATTACCTCTCGCAAAAGAGAAGGCTCGCCCTGTATACGCCGGATTTCATGGCCCGGTTGAACCGGAATGATTATGCCCTGATCGAGACAAAGGGACGTGAAGACAGGGATGTTTCCTTAAAGGCACGGGCTGCAGTGGCTTGGTGCGAAGCAGCATCAAAAGAAAAGGAGAAATGGGCATACACCTATGTCCCGCAAGCAGTCTTCGAGGATCTCAGTGACAACAAGCTGAAGACGCTCATGCGAATGTGCAAGCCATCCCTGCGGCAGTTATTGGATGAGACAATGAGTCCGCAATTGAGTCTGCCCTTTGGGGAACCTGAACCGGGGGGAGAGAGTCAAATTTCGGTGTTCCTTTCCATAAAGAGCTTTAAGGAACTTCCTTCCCGCTATCAGAAGGCTGTAGAGCAGGCAGTGGCTTTATACCATTTTTTGAAGAATAAGAACGAGGTATCCTTCGCTCCTGTGTTTACACCACTTCTTGGCCCATTGGATGAGGCTGCCAGGGGTATGATCCTGCGGGAGCTCAAGGATGTTATTCCGGCGGAGCGCTCCGAACAGTACTCCTTTTTCCATCCCGATCTGACTGATTTGCCTACGGGGGAGGCAAACTACCATAAGCGGCAGGCTACAAACCTGGAAAGGACTCTGATGGATCAGAACGGCTTGATGCCAATAGGTCTTTTGCGCTGGTGTCTCGATTATGTGCGGACCACCCGGAGAAAGATCGGAGGTATCTTTGAGCTTCTGCGCATCCGCTTCGACGACGTATCGAAAAGCGATTTGTATTCCGTGATAGATGCTATTTACAGCTTCCGAAATGAATACGTGGCCCATCAGGATCGTGAACTAAGTGATTCGGAACTTGCAAAAGAGGCACTCCAAGAATGGGCCAGAGGCCTTTATCGGATGTGGAGTTGCCGTTGA
- a CDS encoding site-specific DNA-methyltransferase — protein MTNNIRWGLDNPHPFSQMKTELIWEGKYDEYGNRRTLDIAGCAMPLQKIETIDEPASRAAVQGDLFDPLKAHRDDFRNMLIWGDNKLVMASMLKEFKGKIDLIYIDPPFDVGADFTMDVPLGDRRETIGKDQSALEMVAYRDMWGRGTDSYLHMMNDRLILMRELLSERGSFYLHCDWHTGHSLKLLMDEVFGADKFHNQITWKRSTPRGNAGKRFPELTDYLLFYTKADDYIWNDQYVPYRKEYIKKYYCQIEKGTGRLFQPTSLLGHTGVNPVYAWRGLNKPWRYPRHRIEELDAAGRLYWPEGGGIPRLKRYLDQQKGVPLQSLWDDIPPVNSQALEDTQFATQKPEAFLERIIKGSSNEGDLIADFFCGSGTTGAVAEKLGRRWIMCDLGRFAIHTSRKRLIEAQRTLHNSNKQYRSFDVYNLGRYERQWWQKERLKGADEEHRRVVMEFYKAEPLPNATGLLHGRKGQAFVHVDGIDSIFTRDEVRAVVKAAREAGAREVHCLAWEFEMDLRLVCHELEAAEGLKIKLIPIPREIMEKNRTNPPPFLEVAVLEAEPVYRKKGKKRVVDIKLTRFLPSLAEVPSKELEALKERAIKSGFDFIDFWAVDFDWRDGKPFEHHWQDYRTRKDRSLKTVSDFGYDKYPKKGVYTACVKVIDVFGCDTSITVEISI, from the coding sequence ATGACTAACAACATCCGATGGGGATTGGATAACCCGCATCCTTTTTCGCAGATGAAGACGGAGTTGATTTGGGAGGGCAAGTATGACGAGTACGGCAACCGCCGGACGCTGGATATCGCCGGGTGTGCCATGCCGCTTCAGAAGATCGAGACGATTGATGAACCTGCTTCCCGCGCAGCGGTTCAGGGTGACTTGTTTGACCCGCTCAAGGCACATCGCGACGACTTCCGCAACATGCTGATTTGGGGCGACAACAAGCTGGTGATGGCAAGCATGCTGAAAGAGTTTAAGGGCAAGATCGACTTGATCTATATTGACCCGCCGTTTGATGTGGGGGCGGATTTTACGATGGATGTGCCTCTCGGGGACAGGAGGGAGACTATTGGCAAGGATCAATCCGCCCTTGAGATGGTTGCATACCGGGATATGTGGGGGAGGGGAACGGACTCATATCTGCACATGATGAATGATCGCCTGATCTTGATGCGGGAACTTCTTAGTGAACGAGGTAGCTTCTATTTGCACTGTGACTGGCACACGGGCCACAGTCTAAAGCTTCTAATGGACGAAGTTTTTGGGGCCGACAAATTTCATAATCAAATCACATGGAAGCGGAGTACTCCACGCGGAAATGCCGGGAAGCGATTCCCTGAATTGACTGACTATCTTTTGTTCTATACGAAAGCCGACGACTACATTTGGAACGACCAGTATGTGCCATATCGAAAAGAATACATCAAGAAATACTACTGCCAGATAGAGAAGGGCACAGGGCGTCTCTTTCAGCCGACAAGCCTTCTAGGGCACACTGGCGTCAACCCGGTCTATGCATGGCGCGGCCTAAACAAGCCGTGGCGATATCCGAGACATCGGATAGAGGAACTTGACGCAGCTGGGAGGCTTTATTGGCCTGAAGGAGGTGGTATACCGAGATTGAAGCGCTACCTCGACCAGCAAAAGGGGGTGCCACTTCAATCGCTGTGGGATGACATTCCCCCTGTTAATTCACAGGCCCTGGAAGACACCCAGTTTGCCACACAGAAACCAGAGGCCTTTCTGGAGAGGATTATAAAGGGATCCTCCAACGAAGGCGACCTCATAGCCGACTTCTTCTGTGGAAGCGGCACAACCGGCGCAGTGGCTGAAAAACTTGGCCGCCGCTGGATCATGTGCGACCTTGGGCGATTTGCCATACACACCAGCCGGAAACGCTTGATTGAGGCTCAACGAACACTGCATAACTCAAACAAGCAATACCGCTCATTCGATGTCTATAACCTTGGCCGCTATGAGCGGCAGTGGTGGCAGAAGGAGCGGCTCAAAGGGGCCGATGAGGAACACCGCCGCGTAGTGATGGAATTCTACAAGGCGGAGCCGCTGCCCAATGCCACAGGCTTGCTGCACGGGCGCAAGGGACAAGCCTTTGTGCATGTGGACGGTATTGACAGCATCTTCACACGCGACGAGGTGCGGGCCGTGGTAAAGGCGGCGCGGGAAGCCGGGGCCAGGGAGGTGCATTGCCTTGCATGGGAATTTGAGATGGACCTTCGTTTGGTATGCCATGAGCTGGAGGCAGCGGAAGGCCTTAAGATAAAGCTTATTCCGATTCCCCGCGAGATCATGGAGAAGAACAGGACGAATCCGCCGCCGTTTCTTGAGGTCGCCGTTTTAGAGGCTGAACCGGTGTATAGAAAGAAAGGCAAGAAGCGCGTTGTGGACATAAAGCTCACCAGGTTCCTGCCGAGCCTTGCTGAAGTGCCGAGCAAGGAGTTGGAAGCCTTGAAGGAACGGGCTATAAAGAGCGGATTTGATTTTATCGACTTCTGGGCCGTGGACTTTGACTGGCGCGATGGCAAGCCATTTGAGCATCACTGGCAGGATTACCGGACGCGAAAGGACCGTTCTCTAAAGACGGTCAGTGACTTCGGGTATGACAAATATCCAAAGAAGGGCGTCTACACCGCCTGCGTGAAAGTGATCGACGTGTTTGGCTGCGACACCAGCATCACGGTGGAGATCTCTATTTAG
- a CDS encoding PIN domain-containing protein: protein MNGYLLDTTAVSILWDARHPDRERINAFLQNISLSPFWISIVVLAEVEYGLKIAPKMDISRQNDVRKEMGQFPFVLDLDKHTVGPYSDLRAALFKKYAPKDPKGRVAKRKRRPEDLVDRTTAKELGVQENDIWIAAQAIQYNLILVTQDRMSRIAEVSSTLSYPLQIAAWK from the coding sequence ATGAATGGCTACCTATTGGATACCACTGCCGTCAGCATTCTATGGGATGCTCGGCATCCAGATCGCGAAAGGATAAACGCGTTTCTTCAAAATATCTCATTGTCCCCCTTCTGGATTTCTATTGTCGTGTTGGCAGAGGTAGAATACGGCCTGAAAATAGCTCCTAAAATGGACATAAGTCGGCAAAATGACGTTAGGAAGGAAATGGGCCAATTTCCCTTTGTGCTTGATCTCGATAAGCACACAGTGGGCCCTTATTCAGATCTTCGAGCAGCGTTATTTAAGAAGTATGCGCCCAAGGACCCCAAGGGAAGGGTGGCCAAGAGAAAGAGGCGACCGGAAGATCTTGTCGATCGAACAACGGCCAAGGAGCTGGGTGTTCAAGAAAATGATATCTGGATAGCTGCCCAGGCAATTCAATACAACTTAATCCTGGTTACCCAGGATCGTATGTCTCGAATTGCGGAAGTCTCGTCTACTTTGTCCTACCCTCTTCAAATTGCTGCTTGGAAATAG
- a CDS encoding N-6 DNA methylase, with product MSPKAMNVLHTVRNELTSLGYLKNLLQEDYVFDDASTSEMRDLEVPLAAFAQWPPSYRNACIGVLTANGQSGPNHVSGYQSLGAPMFFEVFNDRLDRYRIESTGRAVYLETIPAIDIHRAFQANSKTWSPDAIFRAKAITPFEGAIQLDFVDIGLLPALKGMIHDKLDRLLRDILHEAIITYESNTSGVKPDEALLFRLVFRFLAAKIFDNRKHPGDWSANNANTIIDAIQKFYGFATPETQRILEEPNTQQIVWDRFRAAFNFQNLSVEDLAFIYENTLIRKETRKEFGIHSTPSTVAGLIVDRLPFESLPQGKRHVLEPCAGHGVFLVAALRRLRELLPSSWTDQQRHKYLKDRLTAIEVDTFAAEVCRLSLMLADYPNPDGWQIKSQDIFGTDVLERQLQNAQIILCNPPFEDFRLQERNRYGDRIQSTHKPYEILRRVLEQPPEMLGFVLPKSAIVGAKYRDIQDHIARTYKHIESIALPDRIFAHSDQETMLVLASERNKSRRSIVSTRTFWVRENHRRAFLQTGLLPEGVGKVVNRSANLGHISLANVPLSDVWDYLKGYPNLKNIAEIHRGIEWNIPLKENRSILISSEPKPGFKKGLDVVPGKIEPYYASEFVYLNMEERYRRTNAHSFPWEKPKVISNRHAISRGPWRIVGFPDSSGLVCRENFIAIWPKAPVLTETISALINCPLVNAALFFREEKRRNRNTTLREIPIPFPEAIENDKIAHLIKRYTELRSEIEKYPDKQTTVHDCIKTLMEIDALILKAYDLPPRLERKLLDFFREYPRPVPFDFPDFYPEDFAPCIPLHKYLEMDLKQASAGELLKRITPFDSEDIHEFVMDLEERQA from the coding sequence ATGAGCCCAAAGGCCATGAATGTCTTACATACAGTCCGTAATGAGCTAACCAGCTTAGGTTATTTGAAAAACTTGTTACAGGAAGATTATGTCTTCGATGATGCATCTACTTCTGAAATGCGTGACCTTGAGGTTCCGTTGGCAGCATTTGCCCAATGGCCGCCGTCCTACCGCAATGCCTGCATCGGGGTATTGACTGCAAATGGCCAATCGGGTCCGAACCATGTTTCAGGCTATCAAAGCCTGGGTGCTCCCATGTTCTTTGAGGTTTTTAATGATCGTCTCGACCGGTACCGCATCGAATCCACGGGCAGAGCCGTGTATTTGGAAACCATCCCAGCTATAGATATTCACCGAGCGTTTCAGGCTAACAGTAAAACGTGGAGTCCTGACGCAATTTTTCGTGCCAAAGCCATTACGCCGTTTGAAGGGGCAATTCAGCTCGATTTTGTTGATATAGGTCTTCTGCCTGCTTTGAAGGGCATGATCCATGATAAGTTGGATCGCCTGTTGAGGGATATACTCCACGAAGCCATCATTACTTATGAAAGCAATACCTCTGGTGTCAAGCCTGATGAGGCTTTGCTCTTTCGGCTGGTTTTTCGTTTCCTTGCAGCCAAGATTTTTGACAATAGGAAACACCCCGGCGATTGGTCTGCTAATAATGCAAATACCATCATAGATGCGATCCAAAAGTTTTACGGATTCGCAACTCCGGAGACGCAACGGATACTTGAGGAGCCGAATACGCAGCAGATAGTTTGGGACAGGTTTCGGGCCGCCTTCAATTTTCAAAACCTTTCTGTGGAAGATTTGGCCTTCATTTACGAAAATACTTTGATACGAAAGGAAACCCGGAAAGAATTTGGCATACACAGTACGCCGTCCACCGTAGCCGGGCTCATTGTAGACCGCCTTCCTTTTGAATCACTCCCTCAGGGTAAACGTCACGTTCTGGAGCCTTGTGCAGGCCATGGAGTCTTTTTGGTTGCTGCCCTGCGTCGGCTTCGGGAGTTATTGCCTTCTTCATGGACTGACCAGCAAAGACACAAGTACCTGAAAGATCGATTAACCGCTATAGAGGTTGACACCTTTGCCGCTGAGGTCTGCCGTTTATCTCTCATGTTAGCCGATTATCCCAATCCGGACGGATGGCAAATAAAATCTCAAGATATCTTCGGCACTGATGTTCTGGAAAGGCAATTACAAAATGCGCAAATAATCCTCTGCAATCCCCCGTTTGAAGACTTTAGATTGCAAGAAAGAAATCGGTACGGCGACAGAATACAGAGTACTCATAAACCTTACGAAATTCTTCGAAGAGTGTTGGAACAGCCTCCGGAAATGCTCGGGTTTGTGTTGCCGAAGTCGGCCATAGTAGGAGCGAAATATAGAGATATCCAGGATCATATTGCCCGCACTTACAAGCACATAGAGTCCATAGCCCTACCTGATCGCATCTTCGCGCATTCAGATCAAGAAACTATGCTAGTTTTAGCATCGGAACGTAATAAGTCCAGAAGGTCAATTGTATCTACCAGGACCTTTTGGGTTCGTGAAAACCACAGGCGAGCTTTTCTTCAAACAGGCTTGCTGCCCGAAGGGGTAGGCAAGGTCGTAAATAGATCCGCAAATCTGGGGCATATTTCCTTGGCTAATGTTCCACTTTCAGATGTTTGGGATTACCTCAAAGGTTATCCTAATCTAAAAAACATCGCTGAAATTCACAGAGGTATTGAGTGGAATATTCCACTCAAGGAAAATAGGAGCATTTTAATATCATCTGAGCCCAAGCCTGGGTTCAAAAAGGGACTAGACGTGGTCCCGGGGAAAATAGAACCTTACTATGCCTCAGAATTCGTATATCTTAATATGGAAGAGAGGTATCGCCGCACAAATGCCCATTCGTTTCCATGGGAAAAGCCGAAGGTCATCTCCAATAGACATGCTATTAGCAGAGGTCCTTGGCGTATTGTCGGATTTCCGGATTCGAGTGGTTTAGTTTGTCGTGAAAACTTCATTGCGATTTGGCCCAAAGCGCCAGTGTTGACTGAAACCATATCAGCTCTTATTAATTGTCCTTTGGTCAACGCGGCACTTTTCTTCCGAGAGGAAAAGCGACGCAATCGCAATACTACGCTAAGGGAGATTCCTATCCCATTCCCGGAAGCCATCGAGAACGACAAAATTGCTCATCTCATTAAGCGCTACACTGAGCTCAGATCGGAAATTGAGAAATATCCCGACAAACAGACCACTGTCCACGACTGCATCAAAACTCTGATGGAAATCGATGCTTTGATCTTGAAAGCTTACGACCTCCCTCCAAGACTTGAACGAAAGTTGCTTGACTTTTTCAGGGAATATCCTCGACCAGTTCCATTTGATTTTCCCGACTTTTATCCCGAGGATTTTGCCCCCTGTATTCCATTGCACAAATATCTTGAAATGGATTTGAAACAGGCCAGTGCTGGAGAGCTGCTAAAGAGAATAACTCCCTTTGATTCCGAAGATATTCACGAATTTGTCATGGACCTTGAGGAAAGACAAGCCTGA
- a CDS encoding MerR family transcriptional regulator has translation MDNAYPTNLVRKLTGATPNQLKYWVRINLVSPEREGKSSFYSFKDIVKLRVLASLRNKGLSLQKVRDGIENLSKMLPDDEPLSRLIIYTDGVDMIVAEKGKYFSAITRQQYLRFDTEQIGAEIVGLQKSEVWHPNKGGVSKKLQKM, from the coding sequence ATGGACAACGCATATCCAACAAATCTGGTTCGTAAACTGACAGGGGCGACCCCAAATCAGCTGAAGTACTGGGTCAGGATCAATCTCGTTTCCCCGGAAAGAGAGGGCAAGTCCTCTTTCTACTCTTTTAAGGATATTGTCAAATTACGAGTCTTGGCGTCATTGAGAAACAAGGGGTTAAGCCTCCAAAAGGTGAGAGACGGGATAGAGAACCTATCCAAGATGTTGCCGGATGACGAGCCCCTTTCGCGGCTGATCATCTATACTGACGGTGTGGATATGATTGTTGCTGAAAAAGGGAAGTACTTTAGCGCCATAACAAGACAGCAGTATTTGCGATTTGATACCGAGCAAATCGGAGCTGAGATAGTAGGTTTACAGAAGTCGGAGGTTTGGCATCCAAACAAGGGGGGCGTCTCAAAAAAACTCCAAAAAATGTAA
- a CDS encoding helix-turn-helix domain-containing protein produces the protein MITAEKVYREILEMPLKEREKLFSVIARRGFEKDSYSHNEVFDEIRQSPFTVKEAAEYLDVAEITLRRWIKAGNIKHQRVGRSIVFDPDELKAFKKDRKAVKG, from the coding sequence ATGATTACTGCTGAGAAAGTTTATAGGGAAATTTTGGAGATGCCGTTGAAAGAAAGAGAAAAGTTATTCTCTGTTATAGCGAGGCGGGGATTTGAGAAAGATTCATACAGTCATAATGAAGTCTTTGATGAAATCAGACAATCGCCATTTACTGTCAAAGAAGCAGCGGAATACCTTGATGTGGCCGAGATTACCTTGAGGAGATGGATTAAAGCAGGAAACATAAAACATCAGAGGGTAGGCAGAAGCATTGTGTTTGACCCGGATGAGCTTAAGGCTTTCAAAAAGGATAGGAAGGCAGTAAAGGGTTGA
- a CDS encoding type II toxin-antitoxin system RelE/ParE family toxin — protein sequence MEKSYKPLFRKFVKKQTRPFQLVIEDEVEKIIINPEMGESKKGDLKGFQVHKFSHMRQKYLIAYRLQEGEIVFFMIGPHENFYRELKRYLKEVE from the coding sequence ATGGAAAAATCTTACAAGCCACTATTCAGGAAATTCGTGAAGAAGCAAACAAGACCTTTTCAACTCGTTATTGAGGATGAAGTCGAGAAGATAATAATCAATCCTGAGATGGGCGAATCCAAAAAGGGTGACCTGAAAGGATTTCAAGTTCATAAATTTTCACATATGAGACAGAAATATCTGATTGCCTATCGTCTCCAAGAGGGAGAAATAGTGTTTTTCATGATAGGTCCCCATGAGAATTTTTATCGTGAACTCAAGAGGTATTTGAAGGAGGTTGAGTGA
- a CDS encoding peptidyl-prolyl cis-trans isomerase has product MVMVLSIAAMAIVQLTFAGETRKMDKGNVIVAMETSEGVIKIELWADKASETVKNFLAYVDENFYDSTIFHRVIDNFMIQGGGFTADMRNKDKGQPIKNEATAELKNDRGTIAMARTQDIHSATSQFFINLKDNDFLNHSDNTPGGFGYAVFGKVVEGMDVVDRIGKVKTTTSGPYRDVPAKPVVIKNVKRLESN; this is encoded by the coding sequence ATGGTGATGGTGTTGAGCATCGCGGCTATGGCAATCGTTCAATTGACCTTTGCAGGGGAGACAAGAAAGATGGATAAAGGAAATGTAATTGTGGCTATGGAAACCTCAGAAGGTGTGATCAAGATCGAGCTTTGGGCTGACAAGGCCTCGGAAACGGTTAAGAATTTCTTGGCGTATGTTGATGAAAACTTCTATGATAGCACGATATTTCACAGGGTTATCGATAACTTCATGATACAGGGCGGGGGCTTTACCGCAGATATGAGAAACAAGGATAAAGGCCAGCCCATAAAGAACGAGGCGACAGCGGAACTGAAGAACGACCGGGGCACTATTGCCATGGCAAGGACACAGGATATCCATAGCGCCACATCCCAGTTTTTCATTAACCTCAAGGATAATGATTTTCTAAACCACTCTGACAACACACCCGGGGGATTTGGATATGCCGTCTTTGGCAAAGTGGTCGAGGGCATGGATGTGGTTGACCGCATAGGCAAAGTCAAGACCACGACTTCCGGTCCGTACAGAGATGTTCCCGCAAAGCCCGTGGTTATCAAGAACGTAAAGCGCCTGGAAAGCAACTAG